One Bacillus sp. 1780r2a1 DNA segment encodes these proteins:
- a CDS encoding spore germination protein produces MLKHVKISEKQFIVLLSLYIIGSAILVIPSIIVSIAKQDAWITSILTLVIALGILPLYIALGKRYPTMLFTEFTEEILGKWIGKVFSIIFLTFPVIAGSLTLYNIGDFIITQVMPETPIVPIYVFVLSVSLFGVRLGLEVLARSGEILFPWVIALFSLLVLFLTKQINFDHFQPFFTMGLRPIFISTVHFLTFPFLDTVVFLMIFPYVKWTSKKRTPVYIGTLIGGVFLIIIIFLCVLVLGVDQTSTRLSPTYLLAKEINVTNFITRIEVIVAIIWFISIFFKLSILLFVLNLGVAQLFNLTTYRFLTLPLGLLFLASSNIFVPNGPFLGSYTLTTSPFYTGTIGFALPFLLFVIDGIKKKLVDS; encoded by the coding sequence ATGCTCAAACATGTTAAAATCTCTGAAAAGCAATTCATCGTGCTACTTAGCCTTTACATAATCGGGAGTGCTATTTTAGTTATCCCATCTATTATTGTTTCAATTGCAAAACAAGATGCTTGGATTACGAGTATTTTAACCCTTGTTATCGCTTTGGGGATATTGCCTTTATACATAGCGCTAGGAAAGCGATATCCAACAATGCTATTTACGGAATTCACCGAAGAAATTCTCGGCAAATGGATTGGCAAAGTATTTTCTATTATCTTTTTAACCTTCCCCGTAATAGCAGGTTCTTTGACGCTTTATAATATTGGTGACTTTATCATTACGCAAGTTATGCCTGAAACCCCCATTGTTCCCATTTACGTATTTGTGTTAAGCGTATCGTTGTTTGGCGTTCGCTTAGGACTTGAGGTTTTAGCACGTTCCGGTGAAATCCTATTCCCATGGGTCATTGCTCTCTTTAGCTTACTCGTACTATTTCTTACTAAACAAATTAACTTTGATCACTTTCAGCCATTCTTTACTATGGGTTTGCGGCCTATTTTCATTTCTACAGTTCACTTTTTGACATTTCCATTTTTGGATACCGTTGTTTTTTTAATGATTTTTCCTTATGTTAAATGGACGAGTAAAAAGCGCACACCTGTTTATATCGGTACACTGATTGGCGGTGTTTTCTTAATTATCATTATTTTTCTTTGTGTTTTAGTTTTAGGAGTAGATCAGACCTCTACTCGCCTTTCTCCTACCTACCTATTGGCTAAAGAAATTAATGTGACAAATTTCATAACCCGCATTGAAGTAATTGTAGCTATCATCTGGTTTATTTCAATTTTTTTCAAGCTTAGCATTTTGCTGTTTGTATTAAATTTAGGAGTAGCTCAGCTTTTTAACCTAACTACTTACCGTTTCTTAACTTTGCCTTTAGGATTATTATTTTTAGCTTCCTCCAATATTTTCGTACCTAATGGTCCTTTTTTGGGAAGTTACACACTTACTACTTCTCCCTTTTATACAGGCACAATTGGCTTTGCTTTACCTTTTCTCCTTTTTGTCATCGATGGAATAAAGAAAAAGCTAGTTGATTCTTAG
- the maa gene encoding maltose O-acetyltransferase, with amino-acid sequence MTTEKEKMIAGEMYISGDSELIKDRTHARKITRLFNQAVETDDTYRMSLIKELFGSTGENIYIEPIFRCDYGYNIHVGENFYANFDCLILDICPVTIGDNCMLAPGVHIYTATHPLDPVERNSGREYGKPVVIGDNVWIGGRAIINPGVTIGDNAVIASGAVVTKDVPPNTVVGGNPARVIKEITR; translated from the coding sequence ATGACAACAGAAAAAGAAAAAATGATTGCAGGCGAAATGTACATATCTGGAGATTCTGAATTGATTAAAGATCGCACTCATGCAAGAAAGATAACAAGATTATTTAATCAAGCAGTTGAGACAGATGATACTTACCGTATGAGTTTAATAAAAGAGTTGTTTGGTTCCACTGGAGAAAATATCTATATTGAACCAATCTTCCGCTGTGACTATGGATACAACATTCATGTAGGCGAAAACTTTTATGCAAACTTTGATTGCTTAATTTTAGATATCTGTCCTGTAACTATCGGTGATAACTGTATGCTCGCACCAGGCGTTCATATTTATACAGCTACTCACCCGCTTGATCCTGTTGAACGTAACAGCGGTAGAGAATACGGAAAGCCAGTTGTCATTGGAGATAACGTTTGGATTGGGGGCCGCGCTATCATCAATCCAGGCGTTACTATTGGTGATAATGCAGTCATTGCATCAGGAGCCGTGGTAACGAAAGACGTTCCTCCAAACACAGTCGTTGGTGGAAACCCTGCACGAGTTATTAAAGAAATCACTAGATAA
- a CDS encoding S8 family peptidase, translating into MLTWIALTTGSLGVITLLFFVIKKLVQALKVKQPVFAQNQFIVKFNDDVDEDTIASIHKKYKCEASCCNETLGFQVVTTAKNINKMMKIYSELDEVEYAEPNYVFEASYIPNDSFYSFQYGPQKVSAPSAWDVTQSNAGIRIAILDTGVQPNHPDLASKLVPGYNFIDNNTDTNDFNGHGTHVAGIAAATTNNGAGIAGMAPLASIQPVKVLSNSGSGLLSQVADGIIYAVNQGVQVINLSLGSPQDTITLEGAVNYAASQGVVVIGAAGNNGSNALTYPAAYANVIAVASTTSSDQRSVFSNFGTWVQVAAPGSSILSTYPTSTYSYLSGTSMAAPHVAGLAALLASQGRSASQIRTVIQNTCDPITGTGTNWVYGRINADRAVRSPL; encoded by the coding sequence ATGCTGACATGGATTGCCTTAACTACAGGTTCACTTGGTGTAATTACACTTTTGTTTTTTGTTATTAAAAAATTGGTACAAGCTTTAAAGGTTAAACAACCAGTATTTGCCCAAAATCAATTTATTGTTAAATTTAATGATGACGTTGATGAAGATACAATTGCTTCAATTCATAAAAAATATAAATGTGAAGCTTCATGTTGTAATGAAACATTAGGCTTTCAAGTGGTTACTACAGCTAAAAATATTAATAAGATGATGAAAATATACTCAGAGCTCGATGAAGTTGAATACGCAGAGCCAAACTACGTTTTTGAAGCTTCCTATATTCCAAACGATTCGTTCTATTCCTTTCAATACGGCCCTCAAAAAGTAAGTGCTCCTTCTGCATGGGATGTTACTCAAAGCAATGCTGGCATTAGAATTGCAATACTTGATACGGGCGTCCAGCCAAATCACCCTGACCTTGCATCAAAATTAGTTCCAGGCTATAACTTTATTGATAATAACACTGACACAAATGACTTTAATGGTCATGGGACTCATGTAGCTGGCATTGCTGCAGCAACAACCAATAATGGGGCTGGCATTGCTGGTATGGCTCCTTTAGCATCAATTCAGCCAGTAAAAGTGCTTTCAAACAGTGGTAGCGGATTACTAAGCCAGGTTGCCGATGGCATTATTTATGCGGTTAACCAAGGAGTACAAGTTATTAATTTGAGTTTAGGATCTCCTCAAGACACCATTACGCTTGAAGGTGCTGTTAACTACGCGGCTAGCCAAGGCGTTGTTGTTATTGGGGCAGCTGGCAATAACGGTAGCAACGCCCTCACTTATCCTGCAGCTTACGCAAACGTCATTGCAGTTGCCTCTACAACTTCCTCTGATCAACGCTCTGTTTTTTCAAACTTTGGAACTTGGGTGCAAGTTGCAGCACCAGGCTCTAGTATTCTATCCACTTACCCTACAAGCACTTACTCTTATTTAAGCGGCACGTCTATGGCAGCTCCACACGTAGCTGGATTAGCAGCATTACTAGCATCTCAAGGACGTAGTGCTTCTCAAATTCGTACAGTCATTCAAAATACTTGTGACCCAATAACAGGTACAGGAACAAACTGGGTTTATGGTAGAATAAATGCAGATAGAGCCGTCCGCTCTCCTCTATAG
- a CDS encoding acetyltransferase, with protein sequence MANTQLQHRYVHGLDGLRALAVLFVFAYHYGFSWASGGFLGVSIFFVLSGYLITSILLKQYEEHQKLLLSSFFTSRIRRLFPAAFFMVVCVVAWTVLFKPSLLSTLQGDAIAGLLYVSNWWFIFQDVSYFDSFQSPSPIKNLWSLAIEEQFYIIWPLLLLIGLRFIKKKKTILIVISCGAIVSALLMGALYKPGMDPSRVYYGTDTRSFELLIGCCLAFVWPLYRLSSKNVPNTGKFILNVTGLTSLLLVFLCTSLLTEFAPSMYRGGMLLVSLNAAVLVATISHPSSITGKLLSFKPLRWVGTRSYGIYLWHYPIIILTTPATEFGQFNYVHISLQVIATCLIAEVSYRMIEQPIRKGGFKTFFRQALPTFKSPATFRSHLKVAVPIVFAMAFLLFVLGVTGILEPKKTESKQPAAIHIKTAANPVSKDHHLKQKELPTNEPHYTQVLSIGDSVMLNLADPLQETYPNIVIDGKVGRQLSEALNVAKKYTQYNEPSSAVIIQLGTNGYFTEEQLDELLKQFAKADVYLVNTRVPRQWETEVNEKLENAAKEYKNVVLVDWHTLGTKHPEYFTKDGVHLLPEGAQQLTKLIYKAMLKSPHLS encoded by the coding sequence ATGGCTAACACTCAGCTACAGCATCGATACGTTCATGGGTTAGATGGACTTCGAGCGCTAGCTGTTTTATTTGTATTTGCATATCATTATGGCTTTAGTTGGGCAAGCGGTGGCTTCTTAGGCGTGTCCATTTTCTTTGTTTTATCTGGATACTTAATTACATCTATTTTATTAAAACAATATGAAGAGCACCAAAAGCTGCTCCTTTCTTCGTTTTTCACAAGCCGAATAAGAAGGCTTTTTCCTGCAGCTTTTTTCATGGTTGTATGCGTAGTTGCTTGGACCGTTTTGTTCAAGCCATCTCTTTTATCTACCTTACAAGGGGATGCCATAGCGGGATTACTCTATGTAAGCAACTGGTGGTTTATTTTTCAAGATGTTTCATATTTTGATAGCTTTCAATCGCCTTCTCCAATAAAGAATTTATGGTCACTGGCAATTGAAGAACAATTTTATATTATATGGCCACTTTTATTACTAATTGGACTACGTTTTATAAAGAAGAAAAAGACTATTCTTATAGTGATAAGCTGTGGAGCAATAGTATCTGCATTATTAATGGGAGCTTTATATAAACCAGGTATGGATCCTAGTCGTGTATATTACGGCACAGATACAAGATCATTCGAATTGCTAATTGGTTGTTGCTTAGCATTCGTGTGGCCACTCTATCGCTTATCTTCTAAAAATGTCCCAAACACAGGAAAGTTTATTTTAAATGTTACGGGCCTTACAAGCTTACTGTTAGTGTTTCTATGCACTTCATTACTAACTGAATTTGCCCCGTCAATGTATCGCGGAGGTATGCTTTTAGTTAGTTTAAATGCTGCTGTCCTCGTCGCAACGATTTCACATCCTAGCAGCATAACTGGCAAACTGTTATCTTTTAAGCCGTTACGGTGGGTTGGTACACGGTCGTATGGCATTTATTTATGGCACTATCCTATCATTATATTAACAACGCCTGCTACTGAATTTGGGCAGTTCAATTATGTACATATCAGCTTACAGGTTATAGCAACATGTCTTATTGCGGAAGTTTCTTATCGAATGATTGAGCAACCTATACGAAAAGGAGGTTTTAAAACCTTCTTTAGGCAAGCACTGCCAACATTTAAATCACCGGCTACCTTTCGTTCTCATCTGAAAGTCGCTGTACCTATCGTATTTGCTATGGCCTTCTTATTATTTGTGCTTGGTGTTACCGGGATTTTAGAACCTAAAAAAACAGAAAGCAAACAACCTGCAGCTATTCATATTAAAACTGCAGCAAATCCAGTATCCAAAGATCATCATCTGAAACAAAAAGAATTACCAACAAATGAACCTCACTATACTCAAGTTCTCTCAATTGGTGATTCAGTTATGCTAAACTTAGCCGATCCACTGCAAGAAACTTATCCTAATATTGTAATTGATGGCAAAGTTGGTCGACAGCTGTCAGAAGCTTTAAACGTCGCAAAGAAGTATACTCAATATAATGAACCTTCTAGTGCAGTGATTATTCAACTTGGTACAAATGGTTACTTTACAGAAGAACAGCTAGATGAACTACTTAAACAGTTCGCAAAAGCAGATGTATACCTGGTCAACACACGGGTGCCACGACAATGGGAAACAGAAGTAAATGAGAAATTAGAAAATGCAGCAAAAGAATATAAAAACGTGGTGCTTGTTGATTGGCATACTTTAGGAACCAAACATCCAGAATATTTTACAAAAGATGGCGTTCATCTGCTTCCAGAAGGTGCCCAGCAATTAACAAAGCTCATCTATAAAGCTATGCTAAAAAGTCCACATCTCTCATAA
- a CDS encoding TerC family protein: MDILSAEFLSALLAIIIIDLVLAGDNAIVIGLAARKLPKHQQKKVIIWGTIGAIVIRMLATLAVVWLLEIPGLLLVGGILLTIIAYKLLVEDQDHDVKAGDSMWAAIRTIIIADALMGLDNVLAVAGAAHGSFLLVVLGLLISVPIVMWGSTLILKWVERFPIIITIGAAVLAWTASKMIVGEPFLQPYFENGFVKYGFEVLVIAAVIGAGKMKQSKMQKQPVEETIEKTQSFSK, translated from the coding sequence ATGGACATTTTAAGTGCAGAGTTTTTGTCAGCGCTTCTTGCTATTATTATTATTGATTTAGTTTTAGCTGGCGACAACGCAATTGTAATTGGTTTAGCAGCGAGAAAACTGCCTAAACATCAGCAGAAAAAAGTAATCATTTGGGGAACAATTGGAGCAATCGTCATTCGTATGCTTGCAACATTAGCAGTTGTTTGGTTACTAGAAATTCCCGGTTTGCTTTTGGTTGGAGGAATCTTGTTAACTATTATTGCGTACAAGCTTTTGGTTGAAGATCAAGACCATGATGTAAAGGCTGGAGATAGCATGTGGGCTGCAATTCGTACAATTATTATTGCAGATGCGTTAATGGGACTGGATAACGTATTGGCAGTTGCGGGTGCAGCTCATGGAAGCTTTTTACTAGTAGTACTTGGGTTGTTAATTTCAGTTCCTATTGTGATGTGGGGAAGTACGTTAATTTTAAAATGGGTAGAAAGATTTCCAATTATTATTACAATTGGAGCGGCAGTACTAGCTTGGACTGCTTCTAAAATGATTGTTGGTGAGCCGTTCTTACAACCGTATTTTGAAAATGGTTTTGTTAAGTATGGTTTTGAAGTACTAGTCATTGCTGCTGTAATTGGTGCAGGTAAAATGAAGCAAAGTAAAATGCAGAAGCAACCTGTAGAAGAAACCATTGAGAAGACTCAATCTTTTTCTAAGTAG
- a CDS encoding TetR family transcriptional regulator C-terminal domain-containing protein, with translation MPKLVDHQKRKEQIAKATWRVILKQGMEGTTVRNIAKEAKLSLGSLRHYFSSQDDLLTYAMELVKEQAERRIISIASQDLPPQEKVLKMLLEIVPTNDEKMAEMEVWLTFTAHQKYKNQGPIDDGIFSGIKKMMLYLKNENILKEQINTDLESEKLYALIDGLALHAMFDRKRVNSERVEAVIRDYLHGICSKQENDTP, from the coding sequence ATGCCAAAATTAGTTGATCACCAAAAACGAAAAGAACAAATTGCCAAAGCAACATGGCGAGTTATTTTAAAGCAAGGTATGGAAGGCACTACTGTTCGAAACATTGCAAAGGAAGCAAAATTATCACTAGGTTCCTTACGTCATTATTTCTCTTCTCAAGATGACCTGTTAACTTATGCCATGGAACTGGTTAAGGAACAAGCTGAACGGCGAATTATTTCAATTGCTTCACAGGACCTTCCCCCTCAAGAAAAAGTGTTAAAGATGCTGTTAGAGATTGTTCCAACTAATGATGAAAAAATGGCTGAAATGGAGGTTTGGCTTACTTTTACAGCACATCAGAAATATAAAAATCAAGGGCCAATTGACGATGGAATCTTCTCAGGTATAAAAAAAATGATGCTTTACTTAAAAAATGAAAATATATTAAAAGAACAGATAAACACGGACCTAGAATCAGAAAAGCTTTATGCCTTAATCGATGGGCTAGCACTGCATGCGATGTTCGATCGTAAGCGCGTAAACAGCGAAAGAGTGGAGGCTGTTATTCGTGATTACTTGCATGGCATTTGCTCAAAACAAGAAAACGATACACCTTAA
- a CDS encoding poly-gamma-glutamate hydrolase family protein codes for MKDTYKHFAELSRFEKAERDYRIRTQATSSELLVLAIHGGRIEQGTSEVAIAIAEKQNSYYLFEGMKSAQNRKLHISSSRFDEPTVLFMLKKAQYVLSIHGYKEKKKKHTLIGGLDEERKQQVYNALKKAGFSAEIVNQDHLLSGTHRHNVVNKGRQKKGVQLEISYEERANFFLTKNQYTSSFYRYVAAIQSAFLGNDTP; via the coding sequence ATGAAGGATACATATAAACATTTTGCTGAGCTATCACGATTTGAGAAAGCTGAAAGAGATTATCGAATTAGAACACAAGCGACTTCGTCTGAACTGCTAGTGCTAGCTATTCATGGTGGAAGGATTGAACAAGGAACATCAGAAGTGGCTATTGCTATTGCAGAGAAACAAAACAGCTATTATCTATTTGAAGGAATGAAAAGTGCTCAAAATCGCAAGCTGCATATCTCATCTTCTCGTTTTGATGAGCCCACTGTATTATTTATGTTGAAAAAAGCTCAATATGTTCTTAGTATTCATGGATACAAGGAGAAAAAGAAGAAGCATACGCTAATCGGTGGGTTAGATGAAGAGAGAAAGCAGCAAGTATATAACGCGTTAAAAAAAGCAGGATTTAGTGCTGAAATCGTTAATCAAGATCATTTATTATCAGGTACACATAGGCACAATGTTGTAAATAAAGGAAGGCAAAAAAAAGGCGTACAGCTTGAAATTAGCTATGAAGAAAGAGCAAACTTCTTTCTAACAAAAAATCAGTATACAAGTTCTTTTTATCGCTACGTAGCGGCGATTCAATCGGCATTTTTAGGAAACGATACACCTTAA
- a CDS encoding VTT domain-containing protein produces MLFLFAIVLIVFIINTDLFYSIRTGDMDNITAFLQENLLTTLLFTLIAMFVQNAFTLIPLVLIIAVNINLLGLGLGLVWSWFTSILAAACVFLLVRYVFQDALLKKVKPSLLEKIERNGTSYVFQVRVFPFIPTSLINFVSAISSIHFRQFLWGTASGNLIYFAILSFLSAGLLSDMINEYVIAAIVLFTVVFYYVGKFIYKRKQSLAK; encoded by the coding sequence TTGCTCTTTCTATTTGCTATTGTATTAATCGTTTTTATTATTAACACTGATCTGTTTTACTCAATTCGCACTGGCGATATGGATAACATCACAGCATTTTTGCAAGAAAATTTGCTGACAACACTATTGTTTACACTAATTGCTATGTTTGTTCAAAATGCATTTACATTGATTCCCCTTGTACTAATCATTGCAGTTAATATTAATTTACTAGGGTTAGGACTTGGATTGGTATGGAGCTGGTTTACAAGTATACTAGCAGCTGCCTGTGTGTTTTTACTTGTTCGCTATGTTTTTCAAGATGCACTATTAAAAAAAGTAAAGCCTTCTTTACTTGAAAAGATTGAAAGAAACGGAACGAGTTACGTTTTTCAAGTGCGAGTCTTTCCCTTTATTCCAACCAGCCTTATTAACTTTGTATCAGCTATTAGTTCCATTCACTTTCGCCAGTTTTTATGGGGAACAGCATCCGGAAACCTTATTTACTTCGCCATCTTGTCTTTTTTATCTGCAGGATTATTATCGGACATGATTAATGAATATGTCATTGCAGCTATTGTCCTTTTTACTGTTGTATTTTACTATGTAGGAAAATTCATTTACAAACGTAAGCAATCTCTTGCAAAATAA
- a CDS encoding MFS transporter yields the protein MKKQIMIALMLVTSLAAMEGTIVSTATPRITSDLSGIELVSWVYAIYMLATAVSTPIYGKLADLLGRKRVLLVGIVIFLIGSMLCGMAMNMTQLIVFRAIQGLGAGAVMPITMTIIGDLNKEAQARVKAQGWISAVWGVSGVIGPLLGGFLVDTLSWRYIFFLNVPFGLLSLFMIVKYYKEQILKEKRHIDYPGAVTFSLGVIALLYALLTGSQTQQWTDNLLIGLFSSSFVLFILFIWIQKQSPEPLVPLNLFSNSTITTVNFLTLFMGGILISITVYLPLFTQGILGKSATAAGFMLMPMPVCWTIGSIFSGQLVSKLKPTYVITLGTIFLLIAASSLFSLTQEASDWFIYASIGILGLGMGIITPVLMLIIQGSVPQHKRGTAISLNTFTNTFSQTLGAAVFGTLFNLQVNANGGDSSMINSSFEHQKIAPSSLASIQEHLFSGIHTVFTCIMILAFLSVIIGFVLIKKVGQKELSQS from the coding sequence ATGAAAAAACAAATTATGATTGCACTCATGCTTGTTACGTCACTAGCAGCGATGGAAGGTACTATCGTTAGTACTGCTACACCTAGGATTACAAGTGATCTATCAGGCATTGAATTAGTAAGTTGGGTCTATGCAATTTATATGTTAGCAACAGCTGTGTCGACGCCCATTTATGGAAAGCTTGCTGACTTGTTGGGACGCAAACGCGTGTTACTCGTTGGCATCGTTATCTTTTTAATTGGATCAATGCTATGTGGAATGGCAATGAACATGACGCAACTCATTGTCTTTCGTGCTATTCAAGGCTTAGGAGCTGGAGCTGTTATGCCCATTACAATGACTATCATTGGCGACTTAAATAAAGAAGCTCAGGCTCGCGTAAAAGCACAAGGTTGGATTAGCGCTGTGTGGGGTGTTTCAGGGGTCATTGGCCCTTTATTAGGTGGATTTTTGGTGGATACGCTATCGTGGCGCTACATCTTCTTTTTAAACGTTCCGTTTGGCCTTTTATCCTTGTTTATGATTGTGAAATATTACAAAGAACAAATTCTGAAAGAAAAAAGACATATTGATTATCCAGGGGCTGTTACTTTTTCATTAGGGGTTATCGCTTTGCTTTATGCGCTTTTAACAGGAAGCCAGACGCAGCAGTGGACCGACAATTTACTTATCGGTTTGTTTAGCAGCTCGTTTGTGCTTTTTATTCTTTTCATTTGGATTCAGAAACAATCTCCTGAACCACTTGTACCCCTAAACCTGTTTTCGAACTCCACCATTACAACTGTTAACTTTTTAACACTATTCATGGGTGGTATTTTAATCAGCATAACAGTATACCTTCCTTTATTTACGCAAGGTATACTTGGAAAAAGCGCTACAGCTGCTGGCTTTATGCTAATGCCAATGCCCGTTTGCTGGACGATTGGATCTATTTTTTCTGGTCAGCTCGTTTCAAAGTTAAAACCTACATATGTTATTACGCTTGGAACGATTTTTTTATTAATTGCAGCATCCTCTTTATTTTCATTAACACAGGAAGCATCTGATTGGTTCATTTATGCTTCAATTGGAATTCTTGGACTTGGTATGGGGATTATTACGCCTGTACTCATGCTGATTATTCAAGGTTCTGTACCACAACACAAACGTGGAACAGCTATTTCTTTAAATACCTTTACAAATACGTTTAGTCAGACTCTAGGAGCTGCCGTTTTTGGTACTTTGTTTAACCTTCAAGTGAATGCAAACGGCGGTGATAGCTCAATGATTAATTCATCTTTTGAACACCAAAAGATAGCTCCAAGTTCGTTAGCGTCCATTCAGGAGCATCTCTTTTCGGGTATCCATACGGTATTTACTTGCATCATGATTCTTGCATTTCTTTCCGTTATAATCGGGTTTGTCTTAATCAAAAAAGTTGGACAAAAAGAGCTGTCCCAGTCTTAA
- a CDS encoding GNAT family N-acetyltransferase: MIRLLTRNDAGHYVKLRLESLLESPTAFLKTYAEEVSTPQLEKEMGEKLAKEHFYTFGSFQDERLVGMITLQAEQPLKIRHKGNLLAMYVEKGVRGNGLAKGLVQVALDKAKELGLEQLQLTVVSTNKEAIALYESLGFVTYAVERNALKHKGQYWDEEHMALSLR, from the coding sequence ATGATTCGATTACTGACGAGAAATGATGCAGGTCACTATGTTAAACTAAGGCTTGAATCGCTTTTGGAAAGTCCGACGGCCTTTCTAAAAACTTATGCTGAAGAAGTTAGCACTCCTCAATTAGAAAAAGAAATGGGAGAGAAGCTAGCAAAAGAGCATTTTTACACATTCGGTTCTTTTCAAGATGAGCGGCTTGTCGGAATGATTACCCTTCAAGCAGAGCAACCTTTGAAGATTCGCCATAAAGGTAACCTGTTGGCAATGTATGTAGAAAAAGGTGTACGAGGAAATGGCCTTGCTAAAGGGCTTGTGCAAGTTGCGTTAGATAAAGCAAAAGAATTAGGGCTTGAACAGCTGCAGCTCACCGTTGTTTCGACGAACAAAGAAGCAATCGCACTTTATGAATCGCTTGGATTTGTGACCTATGCAGTTGAACGAAATGCACTAAAGCATAAAGGACAGTATTGGGATGAAGAGCATATGGCTTTATCGTTAAGATAA
- a CDS encoding antibiotic biosynthesis monooxygenase, whose protein sequence is MYTVFSTFDVPDEKAEEVINIYKKRSRKVDQAPGFVDFQLLQNDKRLGELTVQLTFETKDFYLTWVRSKEFKEIHELEKKYPDQELAATIPSIRQYKVVAT, encoded by the coding sequence ATGTATACCGTGTTTTCAACATTTGATGTACCTGATGAAAAAGCAGAAGAAGTGATTAATATTTATAAAAAGCGCTCAAGGAAAGTTGACCAAGCACCTGGCTTTGTAGACTTTCAACTGTTACAAAATGATAAGCGTCTGGGAGAGCTGACGGTGCAGCTTACATTTGAAACGAAAGATTTTTATTTAACATGGGTGCGAAGCAAAGAGTTTAAAGAAATTCATGAGCTTGAAAAAAAATATCCAGATCAAGAATTAGCTGCTACCATTCCGAGTATACGTCAGTATAAGGTTGTGGCTACATGA
- a CDS encoding organic hydroperoxide resistance protein, translating to MKTLYETTVINTGGRSGEVHSPDNIFNLEVAAPSSLGGNATTETNPEQLFAAGYSTCFNSALEFMLKRHSVEIESSKVTATVRLGTDAKDQGVKLEVDLTVHVEGLDLDNAKKYVEMAHSYCPYSKAISGNVDVKIDVV from the coding sequence ATGAAAACATTGTATGAAACAACAGTTATTAATACCGGAGGAAGAAGTGGTGAAGTGCATTCTCCAGATAATATTTTCAACTTAGAAGTTGCTGCACCTTCATCACTAGGAGGTAATGCAACAACTGAAACAAATCCAGAGCAATTGTTTGCTGCTGGCTACAGCACATGTTTTAACAGTGCTTTAGAGTTTATGTTGAAAAGACACAGCGTTGAAATTGAAAGCAGTAAGGTAACCGCTACGGTACGTCTTGGAACAGATGCTAAAGATCAAGGAGTTAAATTAGAAGTTGACTTAACGGTCCATGTTGAAGGATTAGATTTAGACAATGCCAAGAAGTATGTAGAAATGGCACATTCTTATTGTCCATATTCAAAAGCAATTAGTGGTAACGTTGATGTGAAAATTGACGTGGTTTAA
- a CDS encoding DUF2325 domain-containing protein translates to MKSLLVVGGDNIEGLIEKLKKSGFDHVFHCNGRKANMTKISIPKKIDAILILTNYINHNLSLAIKRQAQERKIPVYYAKRSWWAIQEEVKKMPLYAVSQS, encoded by the coding sequence ATGAAATCACTGTTAGTCGTTGGAGGAGATAATATTGAAGGGTTAATTGAAAAGTTAAAAAAAAGCGGATTTGATCATGTTTTCCATTGTAACGGAAGAAAGGCAAACATGACTAAAATTTCTATTCCAAAAAAGATAGATGCTATTTTAATTTTAACCAATTACATTAACCATAACTTATCTTTGGCAATAAAACGACAAGCACAAGAAAGAAAAATACCTGTTTATTATGCTAAGCGGTCTTGGTGGGCTATTCAAGAGGAAGTGAAGAAAATGCCTTTATACGCTGTTTCTCAAAGCTAA